The following are from one region of the Lepeophtheirus salmonis chromosome 8, UVic_Lsal_1.4, whole genome shotgun sequence genome:
- the LOC121122856 gene encoding deoxynucleoside kinase isoform X4, which yields MQTIVDHCRQLHQDDKSLRPKRPYTIVVEGNIGAGKTTFLQDIKELSPPGLIEVIEEPVDEWQAYKDKFNLMDMMYQDPKKWSFLFQVQVQLSMMKKYKTPYSRPIRIMERSLARFCFVENLYNNGFLEDAELHMLNDLYNFVIEHDCFICQTDLIVYLRTSPETAYQRMLQRSRSKAEKALPYNQFVQIHELHEDWLFRKTKFQPLSSRVVVIDGDEELEKMRLNYDEYQKVLLEDLPNL from the exons ATGCAAACAATAGTCGATCATTGCCGACAACTTCATCAGGATGATAAATCCTTAAGGCCTAAACGTCCTTACACAATCGTTGTGGAAGGAAACATAGGAGCAG GGAAAACAACTTTTCTACAAGATATTAAGGAGTTATCCCCTCCAGGCCTCATCGAAGTTATTGAAGAACCAGTTGATGAGTGGCAAGCATACAAAGATAAGTTCAACTTAATGGACATGATGTATCAAGACCCCAAAAAGTGGAGTTTCCTCTTTCAAGTTCAAGTTCAGCTATCCATGATGAAAAAGTACAAAACTCCTTACTCACGACCTATTCGAATCATGGAGAGATCTCT TGCAAGGTTTTGTTTTGTAGAAAATCTGTATAACAATGGATTCCTGGAGGATGCAGAACTCCATATGCTcaatgatttatataattttgtaattgagCATGACTGTTTTATTTGTCAAACggatttaatagtttatttgagAACATCTCCAGAGACTGCGTATCAGCGAATGCTTCAAAGATCTCGTTCTAAAGCTGAAAAAGCATTACCATATAATCAATTTGTTCAGATCCATGAACTACATGAGGACTGGCTCTttcgaaaaacaaaatttcaacctCTTTCCTCTCGAGTGGTTGTTATTGATGGAGACGAGGAGCTTGAGAAAATGAGACTCAATTATGATGAGTACCAAAAAGTCCTATTGGAGGACCTGCCCAATCTTTGA
- the LOC121122856 gene encoding deoxynucleoside kinase isoform X3, translating to MQTIVDHCRQLHQDDKSLRPKRPYTIVVEGNIGAGKTTFLQDIKELSPPGLIEVIEEPVDEWQAYKDKFNLMDMMYQDPKKWSFLFQVQVQLSMMKKYKTPYSRPIRIMERSLLSARFCFVENLYNNGFLEDAELHMLNDLYNFVIEHDCFICQTDLIVYLRTSPETAYQRMLQRSRSKAEKALPYNQFVQIHELHEDWLFRKTKFQPLSSRVVVIDGDEELEKMRLNYDEYQKVLLEDLPNL from the exons ATGCAAACAATAGTCGATCATTGCCGACAACTTCATCAGGATGATAAATCCTTAAGGCCTAAACGTCCTTACACAATCGTTGTGGAAGGAAACATAGGAGCAG GGAAAACAACTTTTCTACAAGATATTAAGGAGTTATCCCCTCCAGGCCTCATCGAAGTTATTGAAGAACCAGTTGATGAGTGGCAAGCATACAAAGATAAGTTCAACTTAATGGACATGATGTATCAAGACCCCAAAAAGTGGAGTTTCCTCTTTCAAGTTCAAGTTCAGCTATCCATGATGAAAAAGTACAAAACTCCTTACTCACGACCTATTCGAATCATGGAGAGATCTCTGTTAAG TGCAAGGTTTTGTTTTGTAGAAAATCTGTATAACAATGGATTCCTGGAGGATGCAGAACTCCATATGCTcaatgatttatataattttgtaattgagCATGACTGTTTTATTTGTCAAACggatttaatagtttatttgagAACATCTCCAGAGACTGCGTATCAGCGAATGCTTCAAAGATCTCGTTCTAAAGCTGAAAAAGCATTACCATATAATCAATTTGTTCAGATCCATGAACTACATGAGGACTGGCTCTttcgaaaaacaaaatttcaacctCTTTCCTCTCGAGTGGTTGTTATTGATGGAGACGAGGAGCTTGAGAAAATGAGACTCAATTATGATGAGTACCAAAAAGTCCTATTGGAGGACCTGCCCAATCTTTGA
- the LOC121122856 gene encoding deoxynucleoside kinase isoform X2 yields the protein MLLTNTLIRRAVRFRMQTIVDHCRQLHQDDKSLRPKRPYTIVVEGNIGAGKTTFLQDIKELSPPGLIEVIEEPVDEWQAYKDKFNLMDMMYQDPKKWSFLFQVQVQLSMMKKYKTPYSRPIRIMERSLARFCFVENLYNNGFLEDAELHMLNDLYNFVIEHDCFICQTDLIVYLRTSPETAYQRMLQRSRSKAEKALPYNQFVQIHELHEDWLFRKTKFQPLSSRVVVIDGDEELEKMRLNYDEYQKVLLEDLPNL from the exons atgttacTTACAAATACTTTGATTAGAAGAGCGGTGCGTTTCAGAATGCAAACAATAGTCGATCATTGCCGACAACTTCATCAGGATGATAAATCCTTAAGGCCTAAACGTCCTTACACAATCGTTGTGGAAGGAAACATAGGAGCAG GGAAAACAACTTTTCTACAAGATATTAAGGAGTTATCCCCTCCAGGCCTCATCGAAGTTATTGAAGAACCAGTTGATGAGTGGCAAGCATACAAAGATAAGTTCAACTTAATGGACATGATGTATCAAGACCCCAAAAAGTGGAGTTTCCTCTTTCAAGTTCAAGTTCAGCTATCCATGATGAAAAAGTACAAAACTCCTTACTCACGACCTATTCGAATCATGGAGAGATCTCT TGCAAGGTTTTGTTTTGTAGAAAATCTGTATAACAATGGATTCCTGGAGGATGCAGAACTCCATATGCTcaatgatttatataattttgtaattgagCATGACTGTTTTATTTGTCAAACggatttaatagtttatttgagAACATCTCCAGAGACTGCGTATCAGCGAATGCTTCAAAGATCTCGTTCTAAAGCTGAAAAAGCATTACCATATAATCAATTTGTTCAGATCCATGAACTACATGAGGACTGGCTCTttcgaaaaacaaaatttcaacctCTTTCCTCTCGAGTGGTTGTTATTGATGGAGACGAGGAGCTTGAGAAAATGAGACTCAATTATGATGAGTACCAAAAAGTCCTATTGGAGGACCTGCCCAATCTTTGA
- the LOC121122856 gene encoding deoxynucleoside kinase isoform X1: MLLTNTLIRRAVRFRMQTIVDHCRQLHQDDKSLRPKRPYTIVVEGNIGAGKTTFLQDIKELSPPGLIEVIEEPVDEWQAYKDKFNLMDMMYQDPKKWSFLFQVQVQLSMMKKYKTPYSRPIRIMERSLLSARFCFVENLYNNGFLEDAELHMLNDLYNFVIEHDCFICQTDLIVYLRTSPETAYQRMLQRSRSKAEKALPYNQFVQIHELHEDWLFRKTKFQPLSSRVVVIDGDEELEKMRLNYDEYQKVLLEDLPNL; this comes from the exons atgttacTTACAAATACTTTGATTAGAAGAGCGGTGCGTTTCAGAATGCAAACAATAGTCGATCATTGCCGACAACTTCATCAGGATGATAAATCCTTAAGGCCTAAACGTCCTTACACAATCGTTGTGGAAGGAAACATAGGAGCAG GGAAAACAACTTTTCTACAAGATATTAAGGAGTTATCCCCTCCAGGCCTCATCGAAGTTATTGAAGAACCAGTTGATGAGTGGCAAGCATACAAAGATAAGTTCAACTTAATGGACATGATGTATCAAGACCCCAAAAAGTGGAGTTTCCTCTTTCAAGTTCAAGTTCAGCTATCCATGATGAAAAAGTACAAAACTCCTTACTCACGACCTATTCGAATCATGGAGAGATCTCTGTTAAG TGCAAGGTTTTGTTTTGTAGAAAATCTGTATAACAATGGATTCCTGGAGGATGCAGAACTCCATATGCTcaatgatttatataattttgtaattgagCATGACTGTTTTATTTGTCAAACggatttaatagtttatttgagAACATCTCCAGAGACTGCGTATCAGCGAATGCTTCAAAGATCTCGTTCTAAAGCTGAAAAAGCATTACCATATAATCAATTTGTTCAGATCCATGAACTACATGAGGACTGGCTCTttcgaaaaacaaaatttcaacctCTTTCCTCTCGAGTGGTTGTTATTGATGGAGACGAGGAGCTTGAGAAAATGAGACTCAATTATGATGAGTACCAAAAAGTCCTATTGGAGGACCTGCCCAATCTTTGA
- the LOC121122855 gene encoding uncharacterized protein isoform X3 produces MAERREDLGCYEYAESLISYTGESKSSSQERSTMLKVLTTIEDKLCRIPFPGGAQKVSKYFLLPSISLPLLQFGIPSVFQNIILSFILYWILLIGLLITWYMRYRRTTIFFFSITILQIIQLSVYEYYLIGILQMPKVISFNENFVFILLFFTCVILVFRIKRTSSKSLISNPIRDSTYCKICAAYVPNRDHHCIWLDACVSQKNKLSFYALLILSVIYLIDYSLLGLSYICQSFYTHSNSVLLPSSNCKLHDFSNQMIFLSCLNSIVICVPMVGLCGFRCTKSLII; encoded by the exons ATATACTGGAGAAAGTAAAAGTAGTTCTCAGGAGAGGAGTACCATGTTAAAAGTACTTACTACAATAGAGGACAAATTATGTCGAATTCCCTTTCCCGGAGGAGctcaaaaagtatcaaaatacttCCTTCTTCCCTCCATCTCTCTGCCACTCCTTCAATTCGGAATACCTAGTGtatttcaaaacattatattatcCTTCATTCTCTATTGGATACTTCTCATTGGGCTCCTGATTACATGGTATATGCGATACAGACGAACCACCATATTCTTTTTCTCAAttaccattcttcaaattattcagTTAT CGGTCTATGAATATTATCTCATTGGTATACTCCAAATGCCAAAGGTCATATCCTTTAATGAAAATTTcgttttcattcttttattcttcaCATGTGTTATCCTTGTGTTCAGGATTAAGAGAACCTCATCAAAATCCTTGATCTCAAACCCGATACGAGATTCAACATATTGCAAGATCTGCGCGGCTTATGTTCCTAATCGAGATCATCACTGCATATGGTTAGATGCATGTgtgtctcaaaaaaataaattatcgttTTATGCACTCCTTATTTTAAGTGTCATTTATCTCATAGATTACTCTCTCTTAGGGCTCTCTTACATTTGTCAATCATTCTATACCCATTCTAACTCAGTCTTGTTACCCTCATCAAACTGTAAATTGCACGATTTTTCGAATCAAATGATATTCCTAAGTTGTTTAAATTCCATTGTTATATGTGTACCAATGGTAGGGCTCTGTGGCTTTCGATGTACCAAGagtttaatcatataa